In Scatophagus argus isolate fScaArg1 chromosome 7, fScaArg1.pri, whole genome shotgun sequence, a genomic segment contains:
- the rgma gene encoding repulsive guidance molecule A isoform X1, giving the protein MQSPRERSEVRARAGWMVMGKRGRPSALDVCRVLAVFLSLFPAVSLQCKILRCNSEFWASTSNSGPEEEFCTALRAYNSCVRRTARTCRGDLAYHSAQHGIEDLMSQHNCSKEGPTSQPRARTPLPPPPPPLPPDSQERSDGPEVCHYERSLPRNTAPPNYTHCGFFGDPHLRTFGDDFQTCKVEGAWPLIHNKYLSVQVTNTPVVPGSLATATSKLTIIFKNFQECVDQKMYHAETDELPAAFADGSKNGGDRHGANTLRVVEKVPGQHVEIQARYIGTTIVVRQVGRYLTFAVRMPEEVVNSVEEGDNQDLYLCLHGCPANQRIDFRNFRAQAAEAHSAGRTRSGTGAHGFTYQSAKAKCKERLPVEDLYFQSCVFDLLSSGDINFTMAAYYAFEDVKMLHSNSKRYHIFEKDAFMSSAAQRGKDVFELFLLNLLAVLLWMECCTVHL; this is encoded by the exons ATGCAGTCGCCAAG GGAGAGGAGTGAAGTGCGAGCCCGAGCTGGATGGATGGTTATGGGGAAAAGAGGAAGACCGTCGGCGCTTGACGTGTGCAGAGTCCTCGCCGTGTTTCTGTCGCTCTTCCCCGCCG TGAGTCTGCAGTGCAAGATCCTCAGGTGTAACTCCGAATTTTGGGCCTCCACCTCAAACTCTGGACCGGAGGAGGAGTTTTGCACGGCGCTACGAGCATACAACAGCTGTGTACGTCGGACCGCGCGTACCTGCAGAGGTGACTTGGCGTACCACTCCGCCCAGCATGGCATAGAAGATCTAATGAGCCAGCACAACTGCTCTAAAGAAGGGCCAACATCCCAACCACGTGCACGTAccccacttcctcctccaccccctccgCTCCCTCCTGACAGCCAGGAACGGTCCGATGGCCCAGAAGTGTGCCACTATGAGCGCAGTCTTCCACGTAACACAGCACCGCCTAACTACACCCACTGTGGCTTCTTTGGAGACCCGCATCTCCGGACCTTTGGTGACGACTTCCAGACGTGTAAGGTGGAAGGAGCCTGGCCACTCATCCACAATAAATACCTGTCTGTCCAGGTGACCAACACTCCTGTCGTGCCAGGTTCTTTGGCCACCGCTACAAGCAAG CTGACAATCATCTTTAAGAATTTCCAGGAATGTGTGGACCAGAAGATGTACCATGCAGAGACAGACGAGTTGCCAGCTGCATTTGCAGATGGCTCCAAGAATGGAGGGGACCGACATGGAGCGAACACTCTGCGCGTGGTGGAGAAGGTTCCTGGGCAACATGTGGAGATTCAGGCCAGGTACATTGGAACAACCATAGTGGTCCGGCAGGTAGGCCGCTACCTGACCTTTGCTGTGCGGATGCCAGAGGAAGTTGTGAACTCCGTGGAGGAAGGTGATAACCAGGACTTGTACCTGTGTCTTCACGGCTGTCCTGCCAACCAGCGCATCGACTTCAGGAACTTCAGGGCTCAAGCAGCCGAGGCCCACAGTGCAGGCAGGACCAGGAGTGGCACCGGGGCGCATGGCTTTACCTATCAGTCTGCCAAGGCCAAGTGCAAAGAGCGACTCCCGGTGGAGGACCTGTACTTTCAgtcctgtgtgtttgatctcctctcctctggagACATAAACTTCACCATGGCAGCCTACTACGCCTTTGAGGATGTAAAAATGCTCCACTCAAACAGCAAGAGATACCACATCTTTGAAAAGGATGCTTTTATGAGCAGTGCTGCGCAGAGGGGCAAAGATGTTTTTGAACTCTTTCTCCTCAACCTGCTTGCTGTCTTATTGTGGATGGAGTGCTGCACAGTTCATCTATAG
- the rgma gene encoding repulsive guidance molecule A isoform X2, protein MVMGKRGRPSALDVCRVLAVFLSLFPAVSLQCKILRCNSEFWASTSNSGPEEEFCTALRAYNSCVRRTARTCRGDLAYHSAQHGIEDLMSQHNCSKEGPTSQPRARTPLPPPPPPLPPDSQERSDGPEVCHYERSLPRNTAPPNYTHCGFFGDPHLRTFGDDFQTCKVEGAWPLIHNKYLSVQVTNTPVVPGSLATATSKLTIIFKNFQECVDQKMYHAETDELPAAFADGSKNGGDRHGANTLRVVEKVPGQHVEIQARYIGTTIVVRQVGRYLTFAVRMPEEVVNSVEEGDNQDLYLCLHGCPANQRIDFRNFRAQAAEAHSAGRTRSGTGAHGFTYQSAKAKCKERLPVEDLYFQSCVFDLLSSGDINFTMAAYYAFEDVKMLHSNSKRYHIFEKDAFMSSAAQRGKDVFELFLLNLLAVLLWMECCTVHL, encoded by the exons ATGGTTATGGGGAAAAGAGGAAGACCGTCGGCGCTTGACGTGTGCAGAGTCCTCGCCGTGTTTCTGTCGCTCTTCCCCGCCG TGAGTCTGCAGTGCAAGATCCTCAGGTGTAACTCCGAATTTTGGGCCTCCACCTCAAACTCTGGACCGGAGGAGGAGTTTTGCACGGCGCTACGAGCATACAACAGCTGTGTACGTCGGACCGCGCGTACCTGCAGAGGTGACTTGGCGTACCACTCCGCCCAGCATGGCATAGAAGATCTAATGAGCCAGCACAACTGCTCTAAAGAAGGGCCAACATCCCAACCACGTGCACGTAccccacttcctcctccaccccctccgCTCCCTCCTGACAGCCAGGAACGGTCCGATGGCCCAGAAGTGTGCCACTATGAGCGCAGTCTTCCACGTAACACAGCACCGCCTAACTACACCCACTGTGGCTTCTTTGGAGACCCGCATCTCCGGACCTTTGGTGACGACTTCCAGACGTGTAAGGTGGAAGGAGCCTGGCCACTCATCCACAATAAATACCTGTCTGTCCAGGTGACCAACACTCCTGTCGTGCCAGGTTCTTTGGCCACCGCTACAAGCAAG CTGACAATCATCTTTAAGAATTTCCAGGAATGTGTGGACCAGAAGATGTACCATGCAGAGACAGACGAGTTGCCAGCTGCATTTGCAGATGGCTCCAAGAATGGAGGGGACCGACATGGAGCGAACACTCTGCGCGTGGTGGAGAAGGTTCCTGGGCAACATGTGGAGATTCAGGCCAGGTACATTGGAACAACCATAGTGGTCCGGCAGGTAGGCCGCTACCTGACCTTTGCTGTGCGGATGCCAGAGGAAGTTGTGAACTCCGTGGAGGAAGGTGATAACCAGGACTTGTACCTGTGTCTTCACGGCTGTCCTGCCAACCAGCGCATCGACTTCAGGAACTTCAGGGCTCAAGCAGCCGAGGCCCACAGTGCAGGCAGGACCAGGAGTGGCACCGGGGCGCATGGCTTTACCTATCAGTCTGCCAAGGCCAAGTGCAAAGAGCGACTCCCGGTGGAGGACCTGTACTTTCAgtcctgtgtgtttgatctcctctcctctggagACATAAACTTCACCATGGCAGCCTACTACGCCTTTGAGGATGTAAAAATGCTCCACTCAAACAGCAAGAGATACCACATCTTTGAAAAGGATGCTTTTATGAGCAGTGCTGCGCAGAGGGGCAAAGATGTTTTTGAACTCTTTCTCCTCAACCTGCTTGCTGTCTTATTGTGGATGGAGTGCTGCACAGTTCATCTATAG